One genomic segment of Nocardioides cavernaquae includes these proteins:
- a CDS encoding ABC transporter ATP-binding protein → MLELSDVSVRYAGVPALADVSLSLVAGEVLAVLGPSGCGKSTLLRAIAGLEPLTSGAVRWDGHDLAGVPTHRRGFALLFQDGQLFAHRSVGANVAYPLRLRRQPRAAVAARVEELLALVGLSGYADRSPATLSGGERQRVALARALATSPRLLLLDEPLSALDQVLRERLAGDLRSILRAAGTTALLVTHDHEEAFSVADRMALLRAGRLIQHGTLDEVWAHPADAEAAAFLGYATVLRGDAARFLLESSAQVAASATSPRTRLAGQEIAVALRRSALRVDATGPLEGRVIEARLTPELSRLMVDVAGLGVLPAVAGGSRAEAPVPGEWVRIVIDPSRLAVVPVA, encoded by the coding sequence GTGCTCGAGCTGTCCGATGTCTCCGTGCGGTACGCCGGAGTCCCCGCCCTCGCGGACGTCTCGCTGTCCCTGGTTGCGGGGGAGGTGCTCGCCGTCCTCGGGCCGTCGGGCTGCGGCAAGTCCACGCTCCTCCGGGCGATCGCGGGTCTCGAGCCGCTGACCTCGGGTGCTGTCCGCTGGGACGGGCACGACCTGGCTGGGGTGCCCACACATCGCCGTGGCTTCGCACTCCTCTTCCAGGACGGCCAGCTCTTCGCCCACCGGTCGGTCGGCGCGAACGTCGCCTATCCGCTGCGCCTGCGTCGCCAGCCGCGGGCCGCCGTCGCGGCGCGGGTCGAGGAGCTGCTCGCCCTCGTCGGCCTCTCCGGGTACGCCGACCGGTCGCCTGCCACGCTCTCAGGCGGCGAGCGGCAGCGGGTCGCGCTGGCCCGGGCGCTGGCCACGTCGCCCCGGCTGCTGCTCCTCGACGAGCCGCTCTCGGCCCTCGACCAGGTGCTGCGCGAACGCCTCGCCGGAGACCTGCGCTCGATCCTGCGCGCGGCGGGGACGACGGCGTTGCTGGTCACCCACGACCACGAGGAGGCGTTCTCGGTCGCCGACCGCATGGCGCTGTTGCGTGCCGGACGCCTGATCCAGCACGGCACGCTCGATGAGGTCTGGGCGCACCCAGCCGATGCCGAGGCGGCGGCCTTCCTCGGCTACGCGACCGTCCTGCGCGGGGATGCCGCGCGGTTCCTCCTCGAGTCGAGTGCGCAGGTGGCTGCATCCGCCACATCGCCGCGCACTCGACTCGCGGGTCAGGAGATCGCTGTCGCGCTGCGGCGCTCCGCGCTCCGGGTCGATGCGACCGGCCCCCTGGAGGGGCGGGTGATCGAGGCGCGACTCACGCCTGAGCTGAGCCGGCTGATGGTGGACGTCGCGGGACTCGGCGTACTCCCCGCGGTGGCAGGAGGCAGCCGGGCCGAGGCGCCGGTCCCGGGGGAGTGGGTGCGGATAGTGATCGATCCGTCACGGCTCGCCGTGGTTCCGGTGGCCTGA
- a CDS encoding phosphatase PAP2 family protein — translation MHRRSFVLLIGVAGLMGALALITAAALDKRLVDPEGFLGPSWARLPMLVFGALLLDMVPRMLWQSRLHPKLMWPIVRERWVSHWNRERIVLVVMGLVCFYITYVSYRNLKSFLPEAMGLEVDYDRALHQMDQAIFFGHEPAILLHSLLGTGIVAHFLSYIYLWFLPLVPLGLTAWLIWSRNISFGYWFVTSQVLAWTLGTASYYMLPTTGPGFEYYWLYTDLDDTPTSQLMDSLYNGREAVNWGWANIDAVQSVAGFASLHCAITLLVALMAQYTIKARWAHWVLWVNFGVTVVATLYFGWHYVADDIAGIAIALISFYLGGLASGQKFDRHGFGSHPTTTTSYVPVDDDD, via the coding sequence GTGCATCGCCGGTCCTTCGTCCTTCTCATCGGCGTCGCAGGACTGATGGGCGCGCTGGCGCTGATCACCGCCGCGGCGCTCGACAAGCGGCTCGTCGACCCCGAGGGCTTCCTCGGTCCGTCGTGGGCCCGGCTCCCGATGCTGGTCTTCGGTGCATTGCTGCTCGACATGGTTCCCCGCATGCTCTGGCAGTCGAGGCTGCACCCGAAGCTGATGTGGCCGATCGTGCGCGAGCGGTGGGTCTCCCACTGGAACCGCGAGCGCATCGTGCTCGTCGTCATGGGCCTGGTCTGCTTCTACATCACCTATGTGAGCTACCGGAACCTCAAGTCATTCCTGCCCGAGGCCATGGGCCTCGAGGTCGACTACGACCGGGCTCTGCACCAGATGGACCAGGCGATCTTCTTCGGCCATGAGCCGGCGATCCTCCTGCACTCGCTGCTCGGGACCGGGATCGTCGCCCACTTCCTGTCCTACATCTACCTGTGGTTCCTGCCGCTGGTGCCGCTCGGCCTGACCGCGTGGCTGATCTGGTCACGCAACATCAGCTTCGGCTACTGGTTCGTGACCTCGCAGGTGCTGGCGTGGACCCTGGGCACCGCGTCGTACTACATGTTGCCGACCACGGGTCCCGGCTTCGAGTACTACTGGCTGTACACCGACCTCGATGACACGCCCACCTCCCAGCTCATGGACTCGCTCTACAACGGGCGCGAGGCAGTGAACTGGGGTTGGGCCAACATCGATGCTGTCCAGTCAGTGGCAGGCTTCGCCAGCCTGCACTGCGCGATCACCCTGCTCGTCGCCCTGATGGCGCAGTACACGATCAAGGCCCGCTGGGCGCACTGGGTCCTGTGGGTCAACTTCGGCGTGACCGTCGTGGCCACCCTCTACTTCGGCTGGCACTACGTCGCCGACGACATCGCGGGCATCGCCATCGCGCTGATCTCGTTCTACCTGGGTGGCCTGGCGTCCGGACAGAAGTTCGACCGTCACGGCTTCGGGTCGCACCCGACCACCACCACGTCGTACGTCCCCGTCGACGACGACGACTGA